Proteins encoded by one window of Kribbella italica:
- a CDS encoding KUP/HAK/KT family potassium transporter → MPGTAVFLNRGKDTVPLAMRANVEHNHILHENVIILSIETDPVPSVPDETRITIDDLGFDDDRIIHVTARFGYVQTPDVAAVLRLAAEQSSEVASLDLSDTSYFLSTIELRLGDRPDMARWRSRLFVATSHISADAAEYFGLPRDRVVIMGSRIDV, encoded by the coding sequence GTGCCCGGGACCGCGGTCTTCCTCAACCGCGGCAAGGACACCGTGCCGCTGGCGATGCGCGCGAACGTCGAGCACAACCACATCCTGCACGAGAACGTCATCATCCTCTCGATCGAGACCGACCCGGTGCCGTCGGTCCCCGACGAGACCCGGATCACGATCGACGACCTCGGGTTCGACGACGACCGGATCATCCACGTGACGGCCCGGTTCGGGTACGTCCAGACGCCGGACGTCGCCGCCGTACTGCGGCTGGCCGCCGAGCAGAGCTCTGAGGTGGCGTCGCTGGACCTGAGCGACACGTCGTACTTCCTGTCGACGATTGAACTGCGGCTCGGGGACCGGCCGGACATGGCCCGCTGGCGCAGCCGGCTGTTCGTGGCGACGTCCCACATCAGCGCGGACGCGGCCGAGTACTTCGGGCTGCCGCGCGACCGCGTGGTGATCATGGGCTCGCGCATCGACGTCTAG
- the metE gene encoding 5-methyltetrahydropteroyltriglutamate--homocysteine S-methyltransferase, which translates to MNTQSAARSTVYGYPRQGQNRELKKAIEGYWKGTVSADALRQTAAGLRKANWQQLAADGIDEVPTGDFSYYDHVLDTSVLLGAIPERHRAAVAADPLDGYFAMARGTQEVAPLEMTKWFDTNYHYMVPELGPDTTFTADTSKQVAELREALDLGLTARPVVVGPITYLLLAKPAPGVDEHFEPLSLLDKILPVYAEVLADLRAAGAQWVQLDEPALVQDRSADELDLTARAYAVLGGLTDRPRLLVASYFDRLGKALPVLAKSPVEGLAIDFTGPAEGNLDDLVASSEVRSKRLVAGVVNGRNIWINDLTKSLATLTRLRSLAGQVDVSASCSLLHVPYDVAAEDGVAPEVASWLAFARQKSAEIATLTLGFTEGAEAIAEQLNANRAALDSRSGSALTNNPDVRARVAAVTEADSHRSAPYAERSAAQQARLGLPLLPTTTVGSFPQTTELRTARADLRAGRIDAAQYDERIGTEIQEVLAFQEKAGLDVLVHGEPERNDMVQYFAEQLDGYLATQHGWVQSYGTRYVRPPVLVGDISRPEPMTVRWWAYAQLQTERPVKGMLTGPVTMLAWSFVRDDQPRSETARQVALALRDEVNDLEAAGAAVIQVDEPALRETLPLRRADRAAYLSWGTEVFRLTTSGVRADTQIHTHMCYVEFGDILNALDEMEADVASLEAARSHMQVAHELGDAGYPRGVGPGVYDIHSPRVPGTPEVVSLLQKGLAAIPAERLWVNPDCGLKTRGWPEVRDSLDNLVGAARTVREQLS; encoded by the coding sequence TTGAACACCCAGTCAGCCGCACGGTCCACCGTGTACGGCTATCCCCGCCAGGGCCAGAACCGCGAGCTGAAGAAGGCCATCGAGGGCTACTGGAAGGGCACCGTCAGCGCGGACGCCCTCCGGCAGACCGCCGCCGGCCTGCGCAAGGCCAACTGGCAGCAGCTCGCTGCCGACGGCATCGACGAGGTCCCGACCGGTGACTTCTCGTACTACGACCACGTGCTCGACACGTCGGTCCTGCTCGGTGCGATCCCCGAGCGGCACCGGGCCGCCGTGGCGGCCGATCCGCTGGACGGCTACTTCGCGATGGCCCGCGGCACCCAGGAGGTCGCGCCGCTCGAGATGACCAAGTGGTTCGACACCAACTACCACTACATGGTCCCCGAGCTCGGCCCGGACACCACCTTCACCGCCGACACCAGCAAGCAGGTCGCCGAGCTTCGCGAAGCACTCGACCTCGGCCTGACCGCCAGACCGGTCGTCGTCGGCCCGATCACCTACCTGCTGCTGGCCAAGCCGGCACCGGGCGTCGACGAGCACTTCGAGCCGCTCTCGCTGCTCGACAAGATCCTCCCCGTGTACGCCGAGGTGCTCGCCGACCTGCGCGCCGCCGGCGCTCAGTGGGTCCAGCTCGACGAGCCCGCGCTGGTCCAGGACCGCTCGGCCGACGAGCTCGACCTGACCGCCCGTGCGTACGCCGTACTGGGTGGGCTGACCGATCGCCCGCGGCTGCTCGTCGCGTCGTACTTCGACCGGCTCGGCAAGGCGCTCCCCGTGCTCGCCAAGTCGCCGGTCGAGGGCCTCGCGATCGACTTCACCGGTCCCGCGGAGGGCAACCTCGACGACCTGGTCGCGTCCTCCGAGGTGCGCTCCAAGCGGCTCGTCGCGGGCGTGGTCAACGGCCGCAACATCTGGATCAACGACCTGACCAAGTCGCTGGCCACCCTGACCCGGCTGCGCTCGCTGGCCGGCCAGGTCGACGTCAGCGCGTCCTGCTCGCTGCTGCACGTCCCGTACGACGTCGCCGCCGAGGACGGCGTGGCCCCCGAGGTCGCGAGCTGGCTGGCGTTCGCCCGGCAGAAGTCGGCCGAGATCGCCACGCTGACCCTCGGCTTCACCGAGGGCGCCGAGGCGATCGCCGAGCAGCTGAACGCGAACCGGGCCGCCCTGGACTCCCGGAGCGGTTCCGCGCTGACCAACAACCCCGACGTCCGTGCGCGGGTCGCCGCCGTCACCGAGGCGGACAGCCACCGCTCCGCGCCGTACGCCGAACGCAGCGCCGCCCAGCAGGCGCGGCTCGGCCTGCCGTTGCTCCCGACAACCACCGTCGGCTCGTTCCCGCAGACCACCGAGCTGCGGACGGCCCGCGCCGACCTGCGCGCCGGCCGGATCGACGCGGCGCAGTACGACGAGCGCATCGGCACGGAGATCCAGGAGGTGCTCGCGTTCCAGGAGAAGGCCGGCCTGGACGTCCTCGTGCACGGTGAGCCCGAGCGCAACGACATGGTCCAGTACTTCGCCGAGCAGCTCGACGGGTACCTGGCCACGCAGCACGGCTGGGTCCAGTCGTACGGCACCCGGTACGTCCGGCCGCCGGTGCTGGTCGGCGACATCTCGCGGCCGGAGCCGATGACCGTGCGCTGGTGGGCGTACGCGCAGCTGCAGACCGAGCGTCCGGTCAAGGGCATGCTGACCGGGCCGGTGACGATGCTGGCATGGTCGTTCGTGCGTGACGACCAGCCGCGCAGCGAGACCGCGCGTCAGGTCGCGCTGGCGCTGCGGGACGAGGTGAACGACCTGGAGGCGGCCGGTGCCGCGGTGATCCAGGTCGACGAGCCGGCCTTGCGGGAGACCCTGCCGCTGCGGCGGGCCGACCGTGCGGCGTACCTGAGCTGGGGCACCGAGGTGTTCCGGCTGACGACCAGCGGCGTGCGCGCGGACACCCAGATCCACACGCACATGTGCTACGTCGAGTTCGGCGACATCCTGAACGCGCTGGACGAGATGGAGGCCGACGTCGCCAGCCTCGAAGCGGCCCGCTCACACATGCAGGTCGCCCACGAGCTCGGCGACGCCGGCTACCCGCGCGGCGTCGGGCCGGGTGTCTACGACATCCACTCCCCGCGCGTCCCCGGCACGCCCGAGGTCGTCTCGCTACTGCAGAAGGGCCTGGCCGCGATCCCGGCCGAGCGCCTGTGGGTCAACCCGGACTGCGGCCTCAAGACCCGCGGCTGGCCCGAGGTCCGCGACTCGCTCGACAACCTGGTCGGCGCGGCCCGCACCGTCCGCGAACAACTCAGCTGA
- the rocD gene encoding ornithine--oxo-acid transaminase, translating into MIDPVTLEEQYGAHNYHPLPVTIAHAEGAWVTDTGGQRYLDCLAGYSALNFGHRHPALIAAATAQLGRVTLTSRAFHHDQLGPFCAELAALSGKDAVLPMNSGAEAVETALKLARRWGYLVKGVPDGRATIIVADGNFHGRTISIISFSGDAVAHDNYGPYTPGFRSVPYGDAAALEAAIDDTTVAVLLEPVQGEAGVIVPPPGYLAAVREACTRNDVLMIADEIQSGLGRAGATFASQRAGVVPDAYILGKALGGGIVALSAVVTDRAIMDVITPGTHGSTFGGNPLAAAVGRAVVELLAPGDLQQHALDLEPALRERLEPLRAHGLVGLRVHGLWAGLDLDPALGTGRDLCEKLADHGVLAKDTHGSTIRLSPPLTVTTTELDWLTERLTLALKSLAA; encoded by the coding sequence GTGATCGATCCGGTGACGCTGGAAGAGCAGTACGGCGCGCACAACTACCACCCGCTCCCCGTCACCATCGCGCACGCCGAGGGAGCCTGGGTCACCGACACCGGCGGGCAGCGCTACCTCGACTGCCTGGCCGGCTACTCCGCCCTCAACTTCGGTCACCGGCACCCGGCGCTGATCGCCGCCGCGACCGCGCAACTCGGCCGGGTCACGCTGACCAGCCGGGCCTTCCACCACGACCAGCTCGGCCCGTTCTGCGCCGAGCTCGCCGCGCTGTCCGGCAAGGACGCCGTCCTGCCGATGAACTCCGGCGCCGAAGCCGTCGAGACCGCGCTCAAGCTGGCCCGCCGCTGGGGCTACCTGGTCAAGGGCGTGCCGGACGGCCGGGCCACGATCATCGTTGCTGATGGCAACTTCCATGGCCGGACGATCAGCATCATCAGCTTCTCCGGCGACGCGGTCGCACACGACAACTACGGGCCGTACACGCCGGGCTTCCGGTCCGTCCCGTACGGCGACGCCGCCGCGCTGGAGGCCGCGATCGACGACACGACGGTCGCCGTACTGCTCGAGCCCGTCCAGGGTGAGGCCGGGGTGATCGTGCCGCCTCCGGGTTATCTCGCCGCGGTTCGGGAGGCCTGTACGCGCAACGACGTGCTGATGATCGCGGACGAGATCCAGTCCGGGCTCGGCCGGGCCGGCGCGACGTTCGCCTCGCAGCGGGCGGGCGTCGTACCGGACGCGTACATCCTCGGCAAGGCGCTCGGCGGCGGCATCGTCGCGCTGTCGGCCGTGGTCACCGACCGGGCGATCATGGACGTCATCACGCCGGGCACCCACGGCAGCACCTTCGGCGGCAACCCGCTCGCCGCGGCCGTCGGCCGCGCGGTCGTCGAACTGCTCGCACCGGGCGATCTCCAGCAGCACGCGCTCGACCTCGAGCCGGCGCTCCGCGAGCGACTCGAGCCGTTGCGCGCGCACGGCCTGGTCGGCCTCCGAGTGCACGGCCTATGGGCCGGCCTCGACCTCGATCCCGCGCTCGGCACCGGCCGCGACCTCTGCGAGAAGCTCGCCGACCACGGCGTACTGGCGAAGGACACCCACGGCTCGACCATCCGCCTGTCGCCGCCGCTGACCGTCACCACGACCGAACTCGACTGGCTGACCGAGCGCCTGACGCTCGCCCTGAAATCCCTTGCAGCCTGA
- a CDS encoding catalase, translated as MPPKRKADQAAPTAAGPTGRKAAAKAGGGRTTRGGKTTAVGARAESVDAVQTARAQAGDYLTTAQGVRLPDTDHSLKAGSRGPTLLEDFHLREKITHFDHERIPERVVHARGAAAHGTFTAYGNATAASKAGFLQQGRETPVFVRFSTVLGSRGSADTVRDVRGFAVKFYTEEGNFDLVGNNMPVFFIQDGIKFPDIIHAGKPHPDREIPQAQSAHDTFWDFVSLHTEATHHVMWAMSDRGIPRSYRTMEGFGVHTFRLVNGDGATALAKFHWKPVAGVHSLVWEEAQLAAGTDPDFHRRDMADGIENGAPLEFELGLQLFPDSADETFEGIDLLDPTKLVPEELAEVQLVGKLTLDRNPTNYFAETEQVAFHTGNLVPGIEVTNDPLMQARLFSYLDTQLTRLGGPNFTQLPINCPHAAVNDNLRDGMHQTAVHQGVSPYLPNSIDAAPRPAREDEGGYVQVPREIEGRAVRENPVSFADHFSQATLFWASMSEVEKVHIVEAFTFELGKCYEQPIRERMLGVLANVDADLCAAVAEGLGLPAPAGAPAEVVPSPALSQVPPGPGSITGRVIGVFAAPGADLAGITKLRRAVEARGAVLRLIAPLGGVVKRARSEQIVERTLLTTRSIEYDAVVVAGGIPDFTDIKLSILLGELFRHCKVIAAWGDGDQVLTAAGIDTTAPGVVVGESVAKPFTAELLDTVGLHRVWERAAQVMAS; from the coding sequence GTGCCCCCGAAACGCAAGGCCGACCAAGCAGCGCCTACGGCGGCCGGTCCCACCGGACGAAAGGCGGCGGCCAAGGCCGGGGGCGGGCGCACAACCCGAGGCGGCAAAACAACGGCTGTGGGGGCAAGGGCAGAAAGCGTCGACGCCGTACAGACCGCACGGGCGCAGGCAGGGGACTACCTGACCACCGCGCAGGGTGTGCGGCTGCCGGACACGGACCACTCGCTGAAGGCGGGGTCGCGGGGGCCGACGCTGCTCGAGGACTTCCACCTGCGCGAGAAGATCACCCACTTCGACCATGAGCGGATCCCGGAGCGTGTCGTGCACGCGCGCGGGGCGGCCGCGCACGGCACCTTCACGGCGTACGGGAACGCGACCGCAGCCAGCAAGGCTGGGTTCCTGCAGCAGGGCCGGGAGACGCCGGTGTTCGTGCGGTTCTCCACGGTGCTCGGCTCACGCGGCTCGGCCGACACTGTGCGCGACGTCCGCGGCTTCGCGGTGAAGTTCTACACCGAGGAGGGCAACTTCGACCTCGTCGGCAACAACATGCCGGTGTTCTTCATCCAGGACGGGATCAAGTTCCCCGACATCATCCACGCCGGCAAACCGCACCCGGACCGGGAGATCCCGCAGGCGCAGTCCGCGCACGACACGTTCTGGGACTTCGTGTCGCTGCACACCGAGGCGACCCACCACGTGATGTGGGCGATGTCGGACCGCGGCATCCCGCGCTCGTACCGGACGATGGAGGGCTTCGGCGTCCACACCTTCCGGCTGGTGAACGGCGACGGTGCGACGGCGCTGGCCAAGTTCCACTGGAAGCCGGTGGCCGGCGTGCACTCGCTGGTCTGGGAGGAGGCGCAGCTCGCGGCCGGGACCGACCCGGACTTCCACCGCCGGGACATGGCCGACGGGATCGAGAACGGCGCGCCGCTGGAGTTCGAGCTGGGGTTGCAGCTGTTCCCGGACTCCGCGGACGAGACCTTCGAGGGGATCGACCTGCTCGACCCGACGAAGCTGGTGCCGGAGGAGCTGGCCGAGGTGCAGCTGGTCGGCAAGCTGACGCTGGACCGCAACCCGACGAACTACTTCGCCGAGACCGAGCAGGTCGCGTTCCACACCGGGAACCTGGTGCCGGGCATCGAGGTGACCAACGATCCGTTGATGCAGGCCCGGCTGTTCTCGTACCTGGACACCCAGCTGACGCGGCTCGGCGGACCCAACTTCACCCAGCTGCCGATCAACTGCCCGCACGCCGCGGTCAACGACAACCTGCGCGACGGGATGCACCAGACCGCCGTGCACCAGGGCGTTTCGCCGTACCTGCCGAACAGCATCGACGCCGCGCCGCGGCCCGCGCGGGAGGACGAGGGCGGGTACGTGCAGGTGCCGCGCGAGATCGAGGGGCGGGCGGTCCGGGAGAACCCGGTGTCGTTCGCGGACCACTTCTCGCAGGCGACGCTGTTCTGGGCGAGCATGAGCGAGGTGGAGAAGGTCCACATCGTCGAGGCGTTCACGTTCGAGCTCGGCAAGTGCTACGAGCAACCGATTCGCGAGCGGATGCTCGGCGTACTGGCGAACGTCGACGCGGACCTGTGCGCGGCGGTGGCCGAAGGGCTCGGGCTGCCCGCGCCCGCCGGAGCGCCGGCCGAGGTCGTTCCGTCGCCGGCGTTGTCGCAGGTCCCGCCGGGTCCGGGTTCGATCACCGGGCGGGTCATCGGCGTCTTCGCGGCTCCGGGCGCTGACCTGGCCGGGATCACGAAGCTGCGTCGCGCCGTGGAGGCGCGCGGCGCCGTACTGCGGCTGATCGCGCCGCTGGGCGGAGTCGTCAAGCGGGCGCGCTCGGAGCAGATCGTCGAGCGGACGCTGCTCACCACCCGATCGATCGAGTACGACGCGGTGGTGGTCGCCGGAGGCATTCCCGACTTCACCGACATCAAGCTGTCGATCCTGCTGGGCGAGCTCTTCCGCCACTGCAAGGTGATCGCCGCCTGGGGCGACGGCGACCAGGTCCTCACCGCCGCTGGGATCGACACGACCGCACCTGGCGTCGTAGTGGGGGAGAGCGTCGCCAAGCCCTTCACTGCCGAGCTCCTCGACACGGTCGGTCTCCACCGGGTCTGGGAGCGGGCAGCGCAGGTCATGGCGAGTTAG
- a CDS encoding acyl-CoA dehydrogenase family protein: MDRALVVALSVEGESSLYDVPLDQAGIVRVDDSWQAVGMDASDSPDVIFEDVAVGPRIDAPGFSTGRRGFWWGGGGVAAVWYGGSLGLVERTTDYLRAGQGADEHQLAHVGELRTSLAATEGLLRRTAAAIDADPKADVMTEVWLLRASTEQTARAVADRVPRIVGPTPLSRDRGFAQLFADLQVYVRQHHAERDYAALGRRFLEATA; the protein is encoded by the coding sequence TTGGACCGGGCGCTAGTGGTCGCGTTGTCCGTCGAGGGCGAGAGCAGCCTGTACGACGTACCGCTGGATCAGGCGGGCATCGTTCGGGTGGACGACAGCTGGCAGGCGGTGGGGATGGATGCGTCCGACAGCCCGGACGTGATCTTCGAGGATGTTGCCGTCGGCCCCCGGATCGATGCGCCCGGCTTCTCCACGGGTCGTCGTGGATTCTGGTGGGGCGGTGGAGGAGTCGCCGCCGTCTGGTACGGCGGTTCGCTCGGTCTCGTGGAACGGACGACCGACTACCTGCGCGCCGGTCAGGGTGCGGACGAGCATCAGCTTGCGCACGTCGGGGAGCTTCGGACGTCGCTGGCCGCGACTGAAGGGCTGCTGCGCCGGACCGCGGCGGCGATCGACGCCGATCCGAAGGCCGACGTGATGACGGAGGTCTGGTTGCTTCGGGCAAGCACTGAGCAGACGGCCCGCGCGGTGGCCGACCGGGTGCCGCGGATCGTCGGGCCGACGCCGTTGTCGCGGGACCGCGGGTTCGCGCAGTTGTTCGCCGACCTGCAGGTGTACGTCCGCCAGCACCACGCGGAGCGCGACTACGCCGCTTTGGGCCGACGGTTCCTGGAGGCGACGGCGTGA
- a CDS encoding VOC family protein, with the protein MDDLPELAAVAIDCQDPWAVGRFWQRFLGGELRANGDEVVELHGATVRLDFCLVADPPDNRKNPVHLDLRVPADRRDAAIERALSLGATRALDLYDGDEWACLRDPAGNEFCLVWGAA; encoded by the coding sequence ATGGACGACCTACCCGAGCTGGCCGCGGTCGCGATCGACTGTCAGGACCCCTGGGCGGTCGGGCGGTTCTGGCAGCGGTTTCTCGGGGGTGAGTTGCGGGCCAACGGGGACGAGGTCGTCGAGTTGCACGGGGCAACTGTCCGCCTGGACTTCTGCCTGGTCGCGGACCCGCCGGACAACCGCAAGAACCCGGTCCACCTCGACCTGCGCGTCCCGGCCGATCGCCGCGACGCCGCGATCGAACGTGCCCTGTCTCTCGGCGCGACCCGGGCCCTCGACCTCTACGACGGCGACGAGTGGGCCTGCCTGCGCGATCCGGCAGGCAACGAGTTCTGTCTGGTCTGGGGTGCCGCCTGA
- a CDS encoding oxidoreductase translates to MSTWFITGCSTGLGRAFAEALLTRGDNVVVTARDVSKVQDLADAYPDTALALPLDVTSDTQVADAVAAAEKRFGEIDVLVNNAGYGYRAAVEEGDDEDVRQLFDTHVFGTVRTVKAVLPSMRARKSGTIVNLSSIGARICPEGSGYYAAVKSAVESLTLSLRKEVAPLGITALVVEPGGFRTDFAGRSLRQAAEPIADYAGTAGKRRKENDTVHGTQPGDPAKAAAALIEAVESDSPPYMLLLGNDASTAFRTALDALRTEVDQWELVSRATDFDQ, encoded by the coding sequence ATGTCGACCTGGTTCATCACAGGCTGCTCGACCGGACTCGGGCGCGCGTTCGCCGAGGCGCTGCTCACCCGCGGCGACAACGTCGTCGTCACCGCGCGGGACGTCTCGAAGGTGCAGGACCTCGCGGACGCCTACCCGGACACCGCGCTCGCACTCCCGCTCGACGTCACCAGCGACACCCAGGTGGCCGACGCCGTGGCCGCGGCCGAGAAGCGGTTCGGCGAGATCGACGTCCTGGTCAACAACGCCGGCTACGGCTACCGCGCCGCCGTCGAGGAGGGCGACGACGAGGACGTCCGGCAACTCTTCGACACCCACGTTTTCGGTACGGTCCGGACCGTCAAGGCCGTCCTGCCTAGCATGCGCGCCCGCAAGAGCGGCACCATCGTCAACCTCTCCTCGATCGGCGCGCGGATCTGCCCGGAAGGCTCGGGCTACTACGCCGCCGTCAAGTCCGCGGTCGAGTCGCTGACCCTCTCGCTGCGTAAGGAGGTCGCGCCGCTCGGCATCACCGCGCTCGTCGTCGAGCCCGGCGGCTTCCGCACCGACTTCGCCGGCCGCTCGCTGCGGCAGGCCGCCGAACCGATCGCCGACTACGCCGGTACGGCGGGCAAGCGCCGCAAGGAGAACGACACCGTGCACGGCACCCAGCCGGGCGATCCGGCCAAGGCCGCCGCCGCACTGATCGAGGCCGTGGAGTCCGACTCGCCGCCGTACATGCTGCTGCTCGGAAACGACGCGTCGACGGCGTTCCGAACCGCTCTCGACGCCCTCCGGACCGAGGTCGACCAGTGGGAACTGGTCAGCCGCGCCACTGACTTCGACCAGTAG
- a CDS encoding alkaline phosphatase PhoX produces the protein MALATRAVNGYTWHNAPDGGACFVDGSGWIYVSNSEVGSGSGGASALRFNSSGTVTSAYRILSGTTQNCSGGATPWGTWLSCEETDLGYVWETDPYGTKAAVRRPALGRFSHEAAAADPDRRVIYLTEDVPDGGFYRFVPTTWGDLSAGTLQVLRESGSTLSWVTVPDPDGSPTRTRRQVSGMKKFNGGEGCYYRNGTCFFTTKGDNRVWAYNAANNTIAIAYDDDLTPNPPLTGVDNITGTSSGDLFVAEDGGNLEICIITPNDIVAPFLRVTGQSGSELCGVAFNPAGNRLYFSSQRGTSGSSSGGITYEVTGSFR, from the coding sequence GTGGCCCTAGCCACCCGCGCCGTCAACGGCTACACCTGGCACAACGCCCCGGACGGCGGCGCGTGCTTCGTCGACGGCAGCGGCTGGATCTACGTGTCCAACTCCGAGGTCGGCAGCGGCAGCGGTGGCGCGAGCGCGCTCCGGTTCAACAGCAGCGGGACGGTCACCAGCGCGTACCGGATCCTGTCCGGTACGACGCAGAACTGCTCCGGCGGCGCGACCCCGTGGGGCACCTGGCTGTCGTGTGAGGAGACCGACCTCGGCTACGTCTGGGAGACCGACCCGTACGGCACCAAGGCCGCCGTACGCCGTCCGGCCCTTGGCCGCTTCTCCCACGAGGCCGCCGCGGCGGACCCTGACCGCCGCGTCATCTACCTGACCGAAGACGTCCCCGACGGCGGGTTCTACCGCTTCGTCCCGACCACCTGGGGCGACCTGTCGGCCGGCACGCTGCAGGTCCTGCGCGAGTCCGGCAGCACCCTGTCGTGGGTCACCGTCCCCGATCCCGACGGCAGCCCGACCCGGACCCGCCGGCAGGTCTCGGGGATGAAGAAGTTCAACGGCGGCGAAGGCTGCTACTACCGCAACGGCACCTGCTTCTTCACCACCAAGGGCGACAACCGCGTCTGGGCCTACAACGCGGCGAACAACACCATCGCGATCGCGTACGACGACGACCTGACCCCGAACCCGCCGCTGACCGGCGTCGACAACATCACCGGCACCTCGTCGGGCGACCTGTTCGTCGCCGAGGACGGCGGCAACCTGGAGATCTGCATCATCACCCCGAACGACATCGTCGCGCCGTTCCTCCGGGTCACCGGCCAGTCCGGCTCGGAGCTGTGCGGAGTCGCCTTCAACCCCGCCGGGAACCGCCTCTACTTCTCGTCCCAGCGCGGAACGAGCGGGTCGAGCAGCGGCGGGATCACGTACGAGGTCACCGGCTCGTTCCGTTGA
- a CDS encoding HNH endonuclease family protein, whose translation MIRLLLVAVLFVSGCTVAGAGPGPSSPPSVAKPPVAKPSVAKPQGATAKAIAAELRGAKVIASRPEVAGYQRDQFGQSWTDDHNGPGGHNGCDTRNDVLAAQLTAVHNRTAKSCVVVEGTLTAEPYTGRRVDFRKAAASKVQIDHIYPLSRAWDMGAARWPAQRRVDFANDQAANLLAVDGPANASKNDSGPGEWMPLNRAYRCVYVLRYLQVARKYTLPITAADQDSAKTIMPTCR comes from the coding sequence GTGATCCGCCTGCTGCTTGTTGCTGTCCTGTTCGTGTCCGGGTGCACCGTCGCCGGTGCGGGGCCCGGGCCCAGTTCGCCACCGTCGGTGGCCAAACCTCCGGTCGCCAAACCATCGGTCGCCAAACCGCAGGGCGCGACCGCGAAGGCGATCGCCGCGGAGCTGCGCGGGGCGAAGGTGATCGCGTCCAGGCCTGAGGTCGCCGGGTACCAGCGCGACCAGTTCGGGCAGAGCTGGACCGACGACCACAACGGGCCGGGTGGGCACAACGGCTGCGACACCCGCAACGACGTGCTGGCCGCGCAGCTGACCGCCGTCCACAACCGCACCGCGAAGAGCTGCGTCGTGGTCGAGGGCACGCTGACCGCCGAGCCGTACACCGGGCGCCGCGTCGACTTCCGCAAGGCCGCCGCGTCCAAGGTGCAGATCGACCACATCTACCCGCTGTCGAGGGCGTGGGACATGGGCGCCGCGCGCTGGCCGGCCCAGCGCCGCGTCGACTTCGCGAACGACCAGGCCGCCAACCTGCTTGCTGTTGACGGCCCGGCCAACGCCTCGAAGAACGACTCCGGCCCGGGGGAGTGGATGCCGCTCAACCGGGCCTACCGCTGCGTCTACGTGCTGCGCTACCTCCAGGTCGCCCGCAAGTACACGCTCCCCATCACCGCCGCCGACCAGGACTCCGCCAAGACGATCATGCCGACCTGCCGGTAG
- a CDS encoding histidine phosphatase family protein, producing the protein MLVLVRHAMPVHGPEVPARDWVLSAEGRTAARELCARLPAGARLVASTEVKAIETIGAAITDRRFDEIERVEAYAGDFRTRRRAYVGGADHEDWERREDVVRRFADGVAEHVAAAGGRPVVIASHGMAMTLWLTATIGLADPAAFWEDLRFPDALVVGSGSVVRLG; encoded by the coding sequence ATGCTCGTCCTCGTTCGTCATGCGATGCCTGTCCACGGGCCGGAGGTTCCCGCGCGGGACTGGGTGCTGAGTGCGGAGGGGCGAACCGCTGCGCGGGAGTTGTGCGCGCGGCTGCCGGCTGGTGCTCGGTTGGTGGCCAGCACCGAGGTGAAGGCGATCGAGACGATCGGTGCGGCGATCACGGATCGGCGGTTCGACGAGATCGAGCGGGTCGAGGCGTACGCGGGGGACTTCCGGACCCGGCGGCGCGCGTACGTCGGCGGTGCGGATCACGAGGACTGGGAACGGCGCGAGGACGTCGTACGGCGGTTCGCCGACGGTGTCGCCGAGCACGTGGCGGCGGCGGGCGGGCGGCCGGTGGTGATCGCTTCGCACGGGATGGCCATGACTTTGTGGCTGACGGCAACTATCGGGCTGGCGGACCCCGCGGCGTTCTGGGAGGACCTGCGATTTCCCGACGCGCTGGTCGTCGGCAGCGGGTCGGTCGTCCGGCTCGGATAG